The following coding sequences lie in one Arachis hypogaea cultivar Tifrunner chromosome 4, arahy.Tifrunner.gnm2.J5K5, whole genome shotgun sequence genomic window:
- the LOC112744932 gene encoding receptor-like kinase TMK4 gives MAYLKSRCKNGSIIISLCMIVVCMGCVESIDSDGEGAYMLKLMNALKPPAWSNTTYMCQWRGVSCNHQSGRIKEIELRSMSLTGTVPAGLNDSLSQLTVLDLSHNNLSGPVPSLANLSFLQLVYLHNNNFTSIPHGCFHGLTTLLSLWLTNNTNLPPWNFPTDLTAHSSQLRFLHLSSTNLMGSLPNISHSFPSMSRLDLSNNNLSSIPEGCFHNLTSLYVLSLANNTNLPPWTFPLDLTHSSLQLSYLYLEATNLMGSLPNLSHFFPDLNEVSLSNNHLSFIPQGCFQGLPGLVSLNLGNNTNLTPWTFPNLTHSTQLKDLNLTATNVMGSLPEIFHSLPSMETVLLSNNNLSGVLPESFGGTKIATLHLNNQKGNGFSGPIDVLSNMLDLSQVWLQGNSFTGPIPDMSHCAALQDLQLGYNQLTGVVPDSLTTLDLLQRISLNNNFLQGPLPEFAIYPEENVNLGVNTTNGFCHKDPGPCDHKVTILLQIAAKFNYPILLARTWRGNNACKNWSFITCDDKNKIRMVNLSNLKLTGTISPAFANLTDLRKLYLDGNNLTGEIPEGLTTLHELEVVNVSNNHLAGNIPKFSPKVNFIATGNDFPVLASNGRIPTALITGLSAASVGILITCVVVIYKSKRLQKIMFKKTIVDRNVEDLIQSYGFMVQKRYSYSQVKRMTNFFGEKLGQGGFGVVYKGSLSDGRHVAVKILKESKGNGEEFNGEEFINEVASINSTSHVNIVPFLGFCYETNKRALIYEFMPNGSLDKFIDEKASKLDWSRLYQIIIGIARGLEYLHWGCSTKILHLDIKPQNILLDVDFCPKIADFGLAKICTKKESIVSLQYARGTVGYVAPEVYNQIYSGVSRVSHKSDVYSYGKLILEVIGGKENYNDKDTRTSEIYFTEWIYKELEQDNLSTRCLTNTENENDLVKKIILVGMWCIQRNPSDRPSMKRVIEMLEGLLDSIPFPPKPMWYSPQGSKLQSPDIAYDNTHEPDSSTSVQNDSINPNEFA, from the exons ATGGCATACCTGAAATCAAGATGCAAAAATGGAAGTATTATTATTAGTTTGTGTATGATTGTGGTGTGCATGGGTTGTGTGGAGTCTATCGATAGTGATGGTGAAGGTGCATACATGTTGAAGCTGATGAATGCACTCAAACCCCCTGCCTGGTCCAACACCACCTACATGTGCCAGTGGAGAGGCGTGAGTTGCAACCATCAAAGTGGAAGGATTAAAGAGATCGAGCTCAGATCAATGTCTCTGACGGGAACAGTTCCTGCAGGCCTCAACGACTCCCTCTCCCAACTCACGGTACTCGATCTCTCCCACAATAATCTCAGTGGCCCTGTTCCCTCTCTCGCCAACCTCTCCTTCCTCCAACTAGTGTACCTCCACAACAACAACTTCACCTCCATCCCTCATGGTTGCTTCCATGGTCTTACTACTTTGCTGTCCTTGTGGTTGACCAACAACACCAACCTCCCACCGTGGAACTTTCCTACCGATTTGACTGCTCACTCCTCCCAACTCCGTTTCCTCCACCTCTCTTCTACGAATCTCATGGGCTCCTTACCAAACATATCCCATTCCTTCCCGAGTATGAGCCGGCTTGATCTCTCTAACAACAACCTCTCCTCCATCCCTGAGGGTTGCTTCCACAACCTAACCAGTTTGTATGTCCTCTCTTTGGCCAACAACACCAACCTCCCACCATGGACCTTCCCCCTCGATTTGACTCATTCCTCATTGCAACTCTCCTACCTCTACCTCGAGGCTACAAATCTCATGGGATCCCTACCAAACTTGTCTCATTTCTTCCCAGATTTGAACGAAGTTTCACTCTCTAACAACCACCTTAGCTTCATCCCCCAAGGTTGCTTCCAAGGTCTACCCGGTTTGGTGAGTCTCAACTTGGGAAACAACACCAACCTTACACCATGGACCTTCCCCAACTTGACTCACTCCACACAACTGAAAGACCTCAATCTTACTGCTACAAATGTCATGGGCTCTCTACCAGAAATATTTCACTCCTTGCCAAGTATGGAGACTGTTCTTCTttccaacaacaacctcagcggTGTCTTGCCAGAGTCTTTCGGAGGGACCAAGATTGCCACCTTGCATCTCAATAACCAGAAGGGTAACGGGTTTTCGGGTCCGATTGATGTCCTTTCAAACATGCTCGACTTATCTCAAGTCTGGCTTCAAGGGAACTCGTTTACAGGACCTATTCCTGACATGTCTCATTGCGCTGCTTTACAAGATTTACAACTTGGTTACAATCAATTAACAGGGGTAGTTCCAGATTCTCTAACAACACTCGATTTGCTGCAACGTATTTCTTTGAACAATAACTTTTTGCAAGGTCCTTTGCCCGAATTTGCCATTTATCCTGAGGAGAATGTGAATCTTGGTGTTAACACCACAAATGGCTTCTGTCACAAAGATCCAGGACCTTGTGATCACAAAGTGACCATTTTGCTTCAAATTGCTGCAAAATTCAACTATCCAATTCTCTTGGCCCGTACATGGAGAGGAAATAATGCCTGTAAAAACTGGAGTTTCATTACATGTGATGACAAAAACAAGATCAGAATGGTCAATTTATCAAATCTAAAATTGACGGGCACAATCTCACCTGCATTCGCCAATTTAACAGATTTGCGGAAATTGTATTTGGATGGGAATAATTTGACAGGTGAAATACCTGAAGGATTGACAACATTGCATGAACTTGAGGTTGTGAATGTCTCTAACAATCACCTTGCTGGAAATATTCCCAAATTCTCACCAAAGGTCAATTTTATTGCCACAGGCAATGATTTTCCTGTGCTTGCTTCTAATGGGCGAATCCCAACAGCTTTGATTACAG GCTTATCAGCAGCCAGTGTTGGAATTTTGATAACATGTGTGGTGGTTATTTACAAAAGCAAGAGGTTACAGAAAATCATGTTCAAGAAAACAATTGTTGATCGCAATGTTGAGGATTTGATACAAAGTTATGGGTTTATGGTGCAAAAACGATATAGTTATTCGCAGGTGAAAAGGATGACCAATTTCTTTGGTGAGAAATTAGGACAAGGAGGATTTGGTGTTGTATATAAAGGAAGTTTAAGTGACGGTCGTCACGTAGCAGTGAAGATATTGAAAGAGTCTAAAGGGAATGGAGAAGAATTTAATGGAGAAGAATTCATAAACGAGGTGGCAAGTATTAATAGCACGTCTCATGTGAATATTGTcccatttttaggattttgttatgAGACAAATAAGAGagctttgatttatgaattcatgCCAAATGGTTCTTTAGATAAATTTATTGATGAAAAAGCATCAAAATTGGATTGGAGCAGACTCTATCAAATTATAATTGGCATTGCTCGAGGATTAGAATATTTACATTGGGGATGTAGTACCAAGATTTTACATCTTGATATTAAACCTCAAAATATTCTTTTGGATGTAGATTTTTGTCCTAAAATTGCTGACTTTGGATTAGCTAAAATATGCACAAAGAAGGAGAGTATTGTATCTCTACAGTATGCAAGAGGAACAGTGGGATATGTTGCACCAGAAGTATATAATCAGATATACAGTGGAGTTTCTCGAGTTTCTCACAAATCTGATGTGTATAGTTATGGGAAGTTAATTCTTGAAGTAATTGGAGGAAAAGAGAATTATAATGATAAAGATACACGTACTAGTGAAATATACTTTACAGAATGGATTTACAAGGAACTGGAGCAAGATAATCTTTCAACAAGATGCTTGACAAACACAGAGAATGAAAATGATTTGGTAAAGAAGATTATTTTAGTAGGCATGTGGTGTATACAAAGAAATCCATCGGATAGACCGTCCATGAAAAGAGTGATAGAAATGTTAGAAGGACTACTTGATTCTATCCCATTTCCTCCGAAGCCAATGTGGTATTCTCCTCAAGGATCAAAGTTGCAATCTCCAGATATAGCTTATGACAATACACATGAGCCAGATTCATCAACTTCAGTGCAGAATGATTCCATCAATCCAAATGAGTTTGCCTAA
- the LOC112744930 gene encoding receptor-like kinase TMK4 isoform X2: MAPRIILKSEVGFTNFAIVIFFLFILCVHSDLQEARDPEAGYLWKLLKALKPAPSNWSEDTYVCNWNGVECSKEGKVYALKLSSMSLTGTIPSDLNNTLTQLNHLLLDNNSLSGPLPSLAGLSTLTEVQLDNNNFTSIPHHCFQGLSSLETLTLSNNINLPPWSFPLDLLQSSSKLQGLRLDATNLIGTLPEDICTSFPSLYSLFLSNNKLTGPLPHFSNCTNLGYLDLQDNLLTGLVPPSLMNLSMISVHLERNYFQGPLPVFQSSFTDVNTSNNGFCLDHAGPCDKQVTTLLQIAADFGYPLLLARSWRGNNPCQNWSFVVCVENKIRTLNLTKQNLTGTISPAFTNLTDLRELYLSGNNLSGPIPESLTDLPQLKILDVSNNNLSGNIPHFSPDVTLNTKGNVLLINASQPTTVAPSKAPFSLSLIAGLSAASVGILVTCAAVIYKSKRLQKILFKKTIVDHNVEDLIQSHGFMVQKRYSYSQVKKMTNSFREELGKGAFGVVYKGSLSDGRQVAVKILKECKTNGEEFINEVASINRTSHVNIVPFLGFCYEPNKRALIYEFMPNGSLDKFIDERASFNAVCKLDWNILYQVIIGIARGIEYLHWGCSTKILHLDIKPQNILLDEEFVPKIADFGLAKICTKKESIVSLQCARGTPGYIAPEVYNQMYGGVSRISHKSDVYSYGKLILVVVGGKKNYNSKDSRASETFFTDWIYKELEQDNLPAKCLMDIEDENNDLVKKIILVSMWCIQRNPSDRPSIKRVIEMLEGSLDSIPFPPKPMWYSPQESKLQSPDIAYDNTHKTDSSTSMQNDSINPNESA; the protein is encoded by the exons ATGGCTCCCAGAATAATATTAAAATCTGAAGTTGGTTTTACCAATTTTGCTATAGTCATCTTCTTCTTGTTCATCTTGTGCGTCCACTCCGATTTGCAAGAAGCTCGAGATCCAGAAGCTGGCTACTTGTGGAAGCTTCTGAAAGCTCTGAAGCCAGCTCCCTCCAACTGGTCCGAAGACACATATGTCTGCAATTGGAATGGCGTAGAGTGCAGTAAGGAGGGCAAAGTCTACGCTCTTAAACTCTCTTCAATGTCCCTCACCGGCACAATCCCTTCAGATCTCAACAACACCCTCACCCAACTCAACCATCTTCTTCTAGACAACAACTCTCTCTCGGGGCCTCTTCCCTCTCTCGCCGGCCTCTCCACGCTCACAGAGGTTCAACTCGACAACAACAACTTCACCTCCATCCCTCATCATTGCTTTCAGGGTCTTTCCAGTTTGGAAACCCTCACTCTAAGTAACAACATCAACCTCCCACCCTGGAGTTTCCCTCTTGATTTGCTTCAGTCTTCCTCCAAACTCCAAGGCCTCCGACTGGACGCTACAAATCTTATTGGCACCTTACCGGAAGACATATGCACTTCCTTCCCAAGCTTGTACTCTCTTTTCCTCTCTAACAACAAGCTCACTGGTCCCCTGCCTCATTTTTCCAATTGCACCAACTTGGGTTATCTGGATCTTCAAGATAACTTGTTAACTGGTTTAGTTCCACCTTccttgatgaatctctccatGATTTCAGTCCATTTGGAGAGAAACTATTTTCAGGGTCCATTGCCTGTGTTTCAATCCTCTTTTACTGATGTCAACACCAGCAATAATGGGTTCTGTTTAGACCATGCAGGGCCTTGTGATAAGCAAGTCACCACTTTGCTTCAAATTGCTGCGGATTTTGGGTATCCTCTCTTGTTGGCGAGATCTTGGCGAGGAAACAATCCATGTCAAAACTGGAGTTTTGTTGTGTGCGTAGAGAACAAGATCAGAACCCTGAATTTGACCAAACAGAATTTGACAGGGACCATTTCTCCGGCATTTACAAACTTAACTGATTTGAGGGAGTTGTATCTCAGTGGAAATAATTTGAGCGGTCCAATACCAGAGAGCTTAACAGATCTACCTCAACTTAAGATTCTTGATGTTTCCAATAACAATCTGTCAGGGAACATACCCCATTTCTCACCTGATGTCACTCTCAATACTAAGGGTAATGTTCTGCTCATCAATGCTTCTCAGCCAACCACAGTTGCTCCATCTAAAGCTCCATTCTCACTTTCCTTGATTGCAG GCTTATCAGCAGCCAGTGTTGGAATTTTGGTAACATGTGCTGCGGTTATTTATAAAAGCAAGAGGTTACAGAAAATCCTGTTCAAGAAAACAATTGTTGATCACAATGTTGAGGATTTGATACAAAGTCATGGGTTTATGGTGCAAAAACGATATAGTTATTCACAGGTAAAAAAGATGACTAATTCATTTCGTGAGGAACTAGGAAAAGGAGCCTTTGGTGTCGTATACAAAGGAAGTTTAAGTGATGGTCGTCAAGTAGCAGTGAAGATATTAAAAGAGTGTAAAACTAATGGAGAAGAATTTATAAATGAGGTTGCAAGTATTAATAGAACATCCCATGTGAATATTGTcccatttttaggattttgttatgAGCCAAATAAAAGAGCATTGATTTATGAATTCATGCCAAATGGTTCTTTAGATAAATTTATTGATGAAAGGGCATCGTTTAATGCAGTATGCAAATTGGATTGGAATATACTCTATCAAGTTATAATTGGTATTGCTCGTGGGATAGAATATTTACATTGGGGATGTAGCACCAAAATTTTACATCTTGATATTAAACCTCAAAATATTCTTTTGGATGAGGAATTTGTTCCTAAAATTGCTGATTTTGGACTAGCTAAAATATGCACAAAGAAAGAGAGCATCGTATCTTTACAGTGTGCAAGAGGAACTCCAGGATATATTGCACCTGAAGTATATAATCAAATGTATGGTGGAGTTTCTCGAATTTCTCACAAATCCGATGTGTATAGTTATGGAAAGTTGATTCTTGTAGTAGTCGGAGGAAAAAAGAATTATAATAGTAAAGATTCTCGTGCCAGTGAAACATTCTTTACAGATTGGATTTATAAGGAGCTCGAACAAGATAATCTTCCAGCAAAATGCTTGATGGACATAGAGGATGAAAATAATGATTTGGTAAAAAAGATTATTTTGGTAAGCATGTGGTGTATACAAAGAAATCCTTCGGACAGACCGTCCATAAAAAGAGTGATAGAAATGTTAGAAGGATCACTTGATTCTATCCCATTTCCTCCAAAGCCAATGTGGTATTCTCCCCAAGAATCAAAGTTACAATCTCCAGATATAGCTTATGACAATACACATAAAACAGATTCTTCAACTTCAATGCAGAATGATTCCATCAATCCAAATGAATCTGCCTAA
- the LOC112744930 gene encoding receptor-like kinase TMK4 isoform X1 has product MLDVFFVYWLGIVTASQLNITRDLKLGCLLKYVCYVAACYIIGASNLKLNRMAPRIILKSEVGFTNFAIVIFFLFILCVHSDLQEARDPEAGYLWKLLKALKPAPSNWSEDTYVCNWNGVECSKEGKVYALKLSSMSLTGTIPSDLNNTLTQLNHLLLDNNSLSGPLPSLAGLSTLTEVQLDNNNFTSIPHHCFQGLSSLETLTLSNNINLPPWSFPLDLLQSSSKLQGLRLDATNLIGTLPEDICTSFPSLYSLFLSNNKLTGPLPHFSNCTNLGYLDLQDNLLTGLVPPSLMNLSMISVHLERNYFQGPLPVFQSSFTDVNTSNNGFCLDHAGPCDKQVTTLLQIAADFGYPLLLARSWRGNNPCQNWSFVVCVENKIRTLNLTKQNLTGTISPAFTNLTDLRELYLSGNNLSGPIPESLTDLPQLKILDVSNNNLSGNIPHFSPDVTLNTKGNVLLINASQPTTVAPSKAPFSLSLIAGLSAASVGILVTCAAVIYKSKRLQKILFKKTIVDHNVEDLIQSHGFMVQKRYSYSQVKKMTNSFREELGKGAFGVVYKGSLSDGRQVAVKILKECKTNGEEFINEVASINRTSHVNIVPFLGFCYEPNKRALIYEFMPNGSLDKFIDERASFNAVCKLDWNILYQVIIGIARGIEYLHWGCSTKILHLDIKPQNILLDEEFVPKIADFGLAKICTKKESIVSLQCARGTPGYIAPEVYNQMYGGVSRISHKSDVYSYGKLILVVVGGKKNYNSKDSRASETFFTDWIYKELEQDNLPAKCLMDIEDENNDLVKKIILVSMWCIQRNPSDRPSIKRVIEMLEGSLDSIPFPPKPMWYSPQESKLQSPDIAYDNTHKTDSSTSMQNDSINPNESA; this is encoded by the exons ATGCTAGACGTGTTCTTTGTTTATTGGCTGGGCATAGTCACCGCTAGTCAACTTAATATTACCAGAGATTTGAAGTTGGGTTGTTTGTTAAAATATGTATGTTATGTTGCTGCATGCTACATTATTGGTGCCTCAAACCTCAAATTAAATCGAATGGCTCCCAGAATAATATTAAAATCTGAAGTTGGTTTTACCAATTTTGCTATAGTCATCTTCTTCTTGTTCATCTTGTGCGTCCACTCCGATTTGCAAGAAGCTCGAGATCCAGAAGCTGGCTACTTGTGGAAGCTTCTGAAAGCTCTGAAGCCAGCTCCCTCCAACTGGTCCGAAGACACATATGTCTGCAATTGGAATGGCGTAGAGTGCAGTAAGGAGGGCAAAGTCTACGCTCTTAAACTCTCTTCAATGTCCCTCACCGGCACAATCCCTTCAGATCTCAACAACACCCTCACCCAACTCAACCATCTTCTTCTAGACAACAACTCTCTCTCGGGGCCTCTTCCCTCTCTCGCCGGCCTCTCCACGCTCACAGAGGTTCAACTCGACAACAACAACTTCACCTCCATCCCTCATCATTGCTTTCAGGGTCTTTCCAGTTTGGAAACCCTCACTCTAAGTAACAACATCAACCTCCCACCCTGGAGTTTCCCTCTTGATTTGCTTCAGTCTTCCTCCAAACTCCAAGGCCTCCGACTGGACGCTACAAATCTTATTGGCACCTTACCGGAAGACATATGCACTTCCTTCCCAAGCTTGTACTCTCTTTTCCTCTCTAACAACAAGCTCACTGGTCCCCTGCCTCATTTTTCCAATTGCACCAACTTGGGTTATCTGGATCTTCAAGATAACTTGTTAACTGGTTTAGTTCCACCTTccttgatgaatctctccatGATTTCAGTCCATTTGGAGAGAAACTATTTTCAGGGTCCATTGCCTGTGTTTCAATCCTCTTTTACTGATGTCAACACCAGCAATAATGGGTTCTGTTTAGACCATGCAGGGCCTTGTGATAAGCAAGTCACCACTTTGCTTCAAATTGCTGCGGATTTTGGGTATCCTCTCTTGTTGGCGAGATCTTGGCGAGGAAACAATCCATGTCAAAACTGGAGTTTTGTTGTGTGCGTAGAGAACAAGATCAGAACCCTGAATTTGACCAAACAGAATTTGACAGGGACCATTTCTCCGGCATTTACAAACTTAACTGATTTGAGGGAGTTGTATCTCAGTGGAAATAATTTGAGCGGTCCAATACCAGAGAGCTTAACAGATCTACCTCAACTTAAGATTCTTGATGTTTCCAATAACAATCTGTCAGGGAACATACCCCATTTCTCACCTGATGTCACTCTCAATACTAAGGGTAATGTTCTGCTCATCAATGCTTCTCAGCCAACCACAGTTGCTCCATCTAAAGCTCCATTCTCACTTTCCTTGATTGCAG GCTTATCAGCAGCCAGTGTTGGAATTTTGGTAACATGTGCTGCGGTTATTTATAAAAGCAAGAGGTTACAGAAAATCCTGTTCAAGAAAACAATTGTTGATCACAATGTTGAGGATTTGATACAAAGTCATGGGTTTATGGTGCAAAAACGATATAGTTATTCACAGGTAAAAAAGATGACTAATTCATTTCGTGAGGAACTAGGAAAAGGAGCCTTTGGTGTCGTATACAAAGGAAGTTTAAGTGATGGTCGTCAAGTAGCAGTGAAGATATTAAAAGAGTGTAAAACTAATGGAGAAGAATTTATAAATGAGGTTGCAAGTATTAATAGAACATCCCATGTGAATATTGTcccatttttaggattttgttatgAGCCAAATAAAAGAGCATTGATTTATGAATTCATGCCAAATGGTTCTTTAGATAAATTTATTGATGAAAGGGCATCGTTTAATGCAGTATGCAAATTGGATTGGAATATACTCTATCAAGTTATAATTGGTATTGCTCGTGGGATAGAATATTTACATTGGGGATGTAGCACCAAAATTTTACATCTTGATATTAAACCTCAAAATATTCTTTTGGATGAGGAATTTGTTCCTAAAATTGCTGATTTTGGACTAGCTAAAATATGCACAAAGAAAGAGAGCATCGTATCTTTACAGTGTGCAAGAGGAACTCCAGGATATATTGCACCTGAAGTATATAATCAAATGTATGGTGGAGTTTCTCGAATTTCTCACAAATCCGATGTGTATAGTTATGGAAAGTTGATTCTTGTAGTAGTCGGAGGAAAAAAGAATTATAATAGTAAAGATTCTCGTGCCAGTGAAACATTCTTTACAGATTGGATTTATAAGGAGCTCGAACAAGATAATCTTCCAGCAAAATGCTTGATGGACATAGAGGATGAAAATAATGATTTGGTAAAAAAGATTATTTTGGTAAGCATGTGGTGTATACAAAGAAATCCTTCGGACAGACCGTCCATAAAAAGAGTGATAGAAATGTTAGAAGGATCACTTGATTCTATCCCATTTCCTCCAAAGCCAATGTGGTATTCTCCCCAAGAATCAAAGTTACAATCTCCAGATATAGCTTATGACAATACACATAAAACAGATTCTTCAACTTCAATGCAGAATGATTCCATCAATCCAAATGAATCTGCCTAA